One genomic region from Arthrobacter sp. FB24 encodes:
- a CDS encoding MFS transporter, which yields MNAEERPESRELDEATPGHAATPVQAAPHDRRLQRRVVSVLVGGQILGGIGMGATLSLGSLLAAQLSGSNAWSGMAATMSTLGAALAAVPLARLAQARGRRVSLSTGALIAGAGAIVAITSTALAVFPLLLLGLMLLGAGSAVNLQARFAATDLSLPGSRGRDLSIVVWSTTIGAVLGPNLFGPGEVVGAALGLPPLTGAFAFSVAAQLATAVVYATGLRPDPLLTAMASRVPDLTAPRPQSGLRILRSNAKARYAVAAVALSHATMVALMSMTPVHLRDHGASLTVVGLTISLHIAGMYGLSPVFGWMADKAGRLRTILLGQAMLLSSLVLAGFASDSGPAVTASLILLGLGWSASVVAGSALVAESAQVQDRPAIQGVSDLSMNAAAATGGALAGPVLAAVGYSGLGLISIALVVTVIIWTALQPRSGATGLN from the coding sequence ATGAACGCAGAGGAACGGCCGGAAAGCCGGGAGCTGGACGAGGCAACACCGGGCCACGCCGCCACCCCGGTCCAGGCCGCCCCGCACGATCGCAGACTGCAACGCCGCGTGGTCTCCGTCCTGGTCGGCGGCCAGATCCTCGGCGGCATCGGCATGGGCGCGACGCTTTCCCTGGGTTCCCTGCTGGCAGCCCAGCTCTCCGGATCCAACGCGTGGTCCGGAATGGCCGCCACGATGAGCACCCTCGGCGCTGCCCTCGCTGCTGTCCCCCTGGCCCGGCTTGCCCAAGCCCGGGGGCGCCGGGTCTCGCTGTCCACGGGCGCCCTCATTGCCGGGGCCGGGGCCATCGTGGCCATCACCTCAACCGCCCTTGCCGTCTTTCCGCTGCTCCTGCTGGGCCTGATGCTCCTCGGAGCGGGCTCCGCCGTGAACCTGCAGGCACGTTTCGCTGCGACCGACCTTTCGCTCCCCGGGTCGCGCGGCCGGGATCTCTCCATCGTGGTCTGGTCCACAACAATCGGAGCCGTTCTGGGCCCGAACCTTTTCGGCCCCGGCGAGGTGGTGGGCGCCGCGCTCGGCCTGCCACCGCTGACTGGCGCTTTCGCGTTCTCCGTGGCCGCCCAGCTTGCCACCGCCGTCGTCTATGCAACCGGCCTGCGGCCGGACCCGCTTCTCACCGCGATGGCCTCCCGCGTCCCCGATCTCACAGCACCCCGGCCCCAGAGCGGCCTGCGGATCCTGCGGAGCAACGCCAAGGCGCGGTACGCGGTGGCCGCCGTCGCCCTCAGCCACGCCACCATGGTGGCGCTCATGTCCATGACGCCCGTTCACCTGCGCGACCACGGGGCCAGCCTCACAGTGGTGGGCCTGACGATCAGCCTCCACATCGCCGGCATGTACGGGTTGTCCCCCGTCTTCGGCTGGATGGCGGACAAAGCGGGGCGGCTGCGCACCATCCTGCTGGGCCAGGCCATGCTGTTGTCCTCGCTGGTACTGGCCGGATTTGCGTCCGATTCGGGCCCGGCCGTGACCGCAAGTTTGATCCTGCTGGGGCTTGGCTGGTCCGCCTCGGTGGTTGCCGGGTCCGCTCTGGTGGCCGAATCGGCGCAGGTGCAGGACCGGCCGGCCATCCAGGGCGTTTCGGACCTGAGCATGAACGCGGCTGCGGCTACCGGCGGTGCGCTGGCCGGCCCGGTGCTGGCCGCCGTCGGCTATTCCGGGCTTGGTCTGATCTCCATCGCGCTGGTGGTCACCGTGATCATCTGGACTGCGCTGCAGCCGCGGTCCGGAGCCACCGGACTGAACTGA
- a CDS encoding ABC transporter substrate-binding protein — protein MSSHQNPEGSTRIVAGQSSKVQNSAAKRKRALGIGIAAGLVALIAGGAAVASNLARSTESQPAAAAATGTPAAELKLGFFGNVTHAPALVGVKEGFIAGSLGGTKLSTQVFNSGPAAIEALNAGAIDATYIGPNPAINSFVKSRGESVSIIAGAAAGGAQLVVKPEIGSAADLRGKTLSTPQLGGTQDVALRAWLAGQGYKTNTDGSGDVAINPTENAQTLKLFQDGKLDGAWLPEPWASRLVLQAGAKVLVDEKDLWDGSLTGKPGEFPTTILIVNKKFAADHPDTVKALLKGHAESVAWLNSAAAAEKSTVINAALKEASGAELKADVIERSLKNIVFTVDPLAGTYKKLLEDGVKAGTTKQADITGIFDLTALNSVTAETGGSKVSAAGLGTD, from the coding sequence ATGTCATCGCATCAGAACCCAGAAGGATCCACCCGCATCGTGGCGGGCCAAAGCAGCAAAGTCCAAAACTCCGCAGCAAAGCGCAAACGCGCCCTCGGAATCGGCATCGCGGCCGGGCTCGTCGCCCTGATCGCCGGCGGCGCGGCAGTGGCGTCGAACCTCGCCCGCAGCACCGAATCACAGCCGGCCGCAGCAGCTGCCACCGGCACGCCTGCCGCGGAGTTGAAGCTTGGCTTCTTCGGCAACGTCACGCACGCCCCGGCGCTGGTGGGGGTGAAGGAAGGTTTCATTGCCGGGAGCCTGGGCGGGACGAAGCTGAGCACGCAGGTGTTCAATTCCGGTCCGGCCGCGATCGAGGCGCTGAACGCCGGCGCGATCGACGCCACGTATATCGGCCCGAACCCGGCGATCAACTCCTTCGTGAAGAGCCGGGGCGAGTCAGTGAGCATCATTGCCGGCGCCGCGGCGGGCGGCGCCCAGCTGGTGGTGAAGCCGGAGATCGGCTCGGCCGCGGATCTGAGGGGCAAGACCCTGTCTACGCCGCAGCTGGGCGGGACCCAGGACGTGGCGCTGCGCGCCTGGCTCGCCGGGCAGGGGTACAAGACGAACACGGACGGCAGCGGGGATGTGGCGATCAACCCGACCGAGAACGCGCAGACGCTGAAGCTGTTCCAGGACGGCAAGCTCGACGGCGCGTGGCTGCCGGAACCGTGGGCGTCCCGGCTGGTGCTGCAGGCCGGCGCGAAGGTCCTGGTGGACGAGAAGGATTTGTGGGACGGGTCGCTGACGGGCAAGCCAGGCGAGTTCCCCACCACCATCCTGATCGTGAACAAGAAGTTCGCCGCTGACCACCCGGACACCGTCAAGGCCCTGCTGAAGGGCCACGCCGAGTCCGTGGCCTGGCTCAACTCCGCGGCCGCCGCCGAGAAGTCCACTGTCATCAATGCCGCCCTCAAGGAAGCGTCCGGCGCCGAGCTGAAAGCCGACGTCATTGAACGGTCCCTGAAGAACATCGTCTTCACCGTGGATCCGCTGGCCGGAACCTACAAAAAGCTGCTTGAGGACGGGGTGAAGGCCGGCACCACCAAGCAGGCGGACATCACCGGCATCTTCGACCTCACCGCCCTGAACAGCGTCACCGCCGAAACAGGCGGCAGTAAGGTCTCCGCCGCCGGACTCGGCACGGACTGA
- a CDS encoding MFS transporter, whose protein sequence is MGRVTEAANEAENQARNPAVKTKAPGRDPRGNPGTLVDAEIDELPAAEPTRVGSRRALAYLGVCLVLIGLNLRTVFSSFSAVLPEVTADAGLPGWAVVVLTTVPVTLLGVFAPLAPVLARRFGAERVLLGAMGVLTGGLLLRPVELPGAGHLPALLAGTAACGAAIALCNVLLPGLVKRDFPHRLGLMGGLYTTAICASAALGAGFTYPVFSASGEWTAALWFWALPAAVVLLLFLPMALRQRHPRHQAVADGVNVWRSAVAWQVTIFMVLQAMMSFSVFAWLAPILRERGVDGGTAGLIVSASIVLQMLGSLFAPALAARFRDQRSINTVVALMTGGGFALSIFGPLDFIWVWTGLLGLGQGSLTAVALTMIMLRTRDGHTAAHLSGMMQGVGYGVGSTGTLMVGQLHQATGSFAAAGVLFLVVGALAAVFGFRAGRNRFIGG, encoded by the coding sequence ATGGGGCGCGTGACCGAAGCCGCGAACGAAGCCGAAAACCAAGCCAGGAACCCAGCCGTGAAAACCAAAGCTCCGGGCCGGGACCCGCGCGGAAACCCGGGCACGCTGGTGGACGCCGAAATCGATGAATTGCCCGCTGCCGAACCCACCCGGGTGGGCAGCCGCCGTGCCTTGGCCTACCTGGGCGTGTGCCTGGTCCTGATCGGGCTGAACCTCCGCACCGTCTTCTCCAGCTTCTCCGCAGTACTGCCCGAAGTAACGGCAGACGCCGGGCTGCCGGGCTGGGCGGTGGTGGTCCTTACCACCGTGCCCGTGACCCTGCTGGGGGTCTTCGCCCCGCTGGCGCCGGTCCTTGCCCGGCGTTTCGGTGCGGAGCGGGTGCTGCTGGGGGCGATGGGCGTGCTCACCGGCGGGCTGCTGCTGCGCCCCGTCGAGCTGCCGGGCGCCGGCCACCTGCCCGCGCTGCTGGCCGGAACAGCGGCCTGTGGCGCCGCGATCGCCTTATGCAACGTGCTGCTGCCAGGCCTGGTGAAACGTGACTTCCCGCACCGGCTGGGGCTGATGGGCGGGCTCTACACCACCGCGATCTGCGCCTCGGCCGCGCTGGGCGCGGGGTTCACCTACCCCGTGTTCAGCGCATCGGGGGAGTGGACGGCGGCGCTGTGGTTCTGGGCGCTGCCCGCCGCCGTCGTCCTTCTGTTGTTCCTTCCGATGGCCCTTCGGCAGCGGCACCCGCGGCACCAGGCCGTTGCCGACGGCGTGAACGTGTGGCGCTCGGCGGTCGCCTGGCAGGTGACCATCTTCATGGTGCTGCAGGCCATGATGTCCTTCAGCGTGTTCGCCTGGCTGGCACCCATCCTGCGTGAGCGCGGAGTGGACGGCGGGACGGCCGGGCTGATCGTCTCCGCGTCCATCGTGCTGCAGATGCTTGGTTCGCTGTTCGCCCCGGCGCTGGCCGCGCGGTTCCGCGACCAGCGGTCCATCAACACGGTGGTGGCGCTGATGACCGGCGGCGGGTTCGCGCTGAGCATTTTCGGGCCGCTGGACTTCATTTGGGTGTGGACCGGGCTGCTGGGCCTCGGGCAGGGCAGCCTGACCGCGGTGGCGCTGACCATGATCATGCTGCGCACCCGTGACGGGCACACGGCAGCCCACCTGTCCGGCATGATGCAAGGTGTGGGCTACGGCGTCGGCTCCACAGGCACTCTGATGGTGGGGCAGCTGCATCAGGCCACGGGATCCTTCGCCGCGGCAGGTGTGCTGTTCCTGGTGGTGGGGGCGCTCGCCGCGGTGTTCGGTTTCCGCGCCGGGCGCAACCGTTTCATCGGGGGTTAA
- the trmB gene encoding tRNA (guanosine(46)-N7)-methyltransferase TrmB, with protein sequence MSESPETPEPSPAQSPEAAPEQPQAARPVTPGSQASFGTYGGRPVSFVRRGTRLQGRRQQAWEEHSDRWAVDVPRHIANTSVHPDYVFDAEAEFGRSAPLIVEIGSGLGDAVCHAAEENPDWDFLAVEVYTPGLANTVIKINSRKLSNVRVVEANAPEVLATMLPAGSVSEVWVFFPDPWHKSRHHKRRLIQPEFAALVAAALKPGGLFRVATDWSNYAVHVRDVMAGSADFVNLHDGERRGPESPLTQVWQSGVESLVGGAPVKEGRAPVSTEHTGPNEGVDETGGWAPRFEGRIRTSFENKAHEAGRLIFDLCYRRL encoded by the coding sequence ATGAGTGAATCCCCAGAAACCCCCGAGCCGTCCCCTGCCCAGTCGCCGGAGGCCGCTCCGGAGCAGCCGCAGGCAGCGCGCCCGGTGACTCCCGGCAGCCAGGCTTCGTTCGGCACCTACGGCGGCCGGCCGGTCAGCTTCGTGCGCCGCGGAACCCGATTGCAGGGCCGCCGCCAGCAGGCCTGGGAGGAGCACTCGGACCGCTGGGCGGTGGACGTCCCGCGGCACATCGCCAACACCTCGGTGCACCCGGACTACGTGTTCGACGCCGAAGCGGAGTTCGGCCGCTCGGCGCCCCTGATCGTGGAGATCGGTTCGGGCCTCGGCGATGCCGTCTGCCACGCCGCGGAGGAGAACCCGGACTGGGACTTCCTGGCCGTGGAGGTTTACACCCCCGGCCTCGCGAACACGGTGATCAAGATCAACAGCCGCAAACTCAGCAACGTGCGCGTCGTGGAGGCCAACGCCCCGGAAGTCCTGGCCACCATGCTGCCGGCAGGGTCCGTGAGCGAGGTCTGGGTCTTCTTCCCCGACCCCTGGCACAAGTCGCGCCACCACAAGCGCCGGCTCATCCAGCCCGAGTTCGCCGCGCTCGTTGCCGCCGCCCTGAAGCCGGGCGGCCTGTTCCGCGTGGCCACCGACTGGTCCAACTACGCCGTCCACGTCCGCGACGTCATGGCCGGCTCGGCCGATTTCGTCAACCTGCACGACGGCGAACGCAGGGGTCCCGAAAGCCCGCTCACCCAGGTGTGGCAGTCCGGCGTCGAATCCCTGGTGGGCGGCGCGCCCGTCAAGGAGGGCCGTGCCCCGGTAAGCACCGAACACACCGGACCCAACGAGGGCGTGGACGAAACCGGGGGCTGGGCGCCACGCTTCGAGGGCCGCATACGGACAAGCTTCGAAAACAAGGCCCATGAGGCAGGCCGCCTCATCTTCGATCTCTGCTACCGGCGGCTATGA
- a CDS encoding DUF1206 domain-containing protein, translating to MARLAFNTACGTAPRPRELHEGPDIKRELREAAGTAEEVTNSRPLELMARAGFAVSGILHFLVGAIAIRLAMGGEGKADVSGAVQELAGQPAGPILLWSSFAACVALAIWQTSDAIFDFSHLPKREKIGKKLKAAGQAVVFAAFAVTLASFAIGTGRDNSQSTSDFTIALMKAPGGVALLIVIGAAVAVTGIVYGIRGVRKSFEKNLRMPAPGTTRTAVTVLGVVGYVAKGFALLLVGLLIVIATIRSHPEESTGLDGGLKALRDQPFGLYLLAAAGIGLICYGVYSMMRAKLAKM from the coding sequence GTGGCACGATTGGCCTTTAACACCGCCTGCGGGACAGCCCCGCGGCCACGAGAACTGCACGAGGGTCCGGACATCAAAAGAGAACTGAGAGAAGCCGCCGGGACGGCTGAGGAAGTCACCAACTCACGGCCGCTGGAGCTCATGGCCCGTGCCGGGTTCGCAGTGAGCGGCATCCTGCATTTTTTGGTGGGCGCCATCGCCATCCGCCTGGCCATGGGGGGCGAAGGCAAAGCTGACGTCAGCGGCGCCGTGCAGGAGCTAGCCGGCCAGCCCGCCGGACCCATCCTGCTGTGGAGCAGCTTCGCCGCCTGCGTGGCGCTCGCCATCTGGCAGACCAGCGATGCGATCTTCGACTTCAGCCACCTGCCGAAGCGCGAAAAGATCGGCAAGAAGCTCAAGGCGGCGGGCCAGGCCGTGGTCTTTGCCGCTTTCGCCGTCACGCTGGCCTCGTTCGCCATCGGCACCGGGAGGGACAACAGCCAGTCCACCAGCGATTTCACCATCGCGCTGATGAAGGCCCCTGGCGGCGTTGCGCTGCTGATCGTCATCGGCGCCGCGGTGGCCGTCACGGGGATCGTGTACGGGATCCGCGGCGTCCGGAAGTCGTTCGAAAAGAACCTCAGGATGCCTGCCCCGGGCACCACCCGAACCGCGGTGACGGTCCTGGGCGTGGTGGGATACGTCGCGAAGGGCTTCGCACTGCTGCTGGTAGGCCTGCTGATTGTCATTGCCACCATCCGGTCGCACCCGGAGGAATCCACCGGGCTCGACGGCGGGTTGAAGGCGCTGCGGGACCAGCCGTTCGGGCTGTACCTGCTGGCCGCTGCCGGCATCGGCCTGATCTGCTACGGCGTGTACTCGATGATGCGGGCAAAGCTGGCGAAGATGTAG
- a CDS encoding SRPBCC family protein, with the protein MPQVRAERFIRLDPETAFAFSQTTGEFRLKWDPFISAQGWLDGARAAGKGVRTRTVSKMGLVMVSQYVSYAPPRNVGMTMVSGPWFFANFGGGWRFTPADGGTRAVWKYTFSCRPAWLRPVAERIGSWLLGREIEKRIGAFARACEDPQLVAEFRALRS; encoded by the coding sequence ATGCCCCAGGTACGCGCCGAACGATTCATCCGACTCGACCCTGAGACCGCTTTTGCGTTCTCCCAGACCACCGGCGAGTTCCGGCTGAAGTGGGATCCGTTCATTTCAGCTCAGGGCTGGCTGGACGGCGCCCGGGCGGCCGGCAAGGGTGTCCGAACGCGGACGGTCTCGAAAATGGGTCTGGTGATGGTGAGCCAATACGTCTCCTACGCACCGCCCCGGAACGTGGGCATGACTATGGTGTCCGGGCCGTGGTTTTTCGCCAACTTTGGCGGCGGCTGGCGTTTCACCCCGGCCGACGGCGGCACCCGGGCTGTCTGGAAGTACACCTTTTCCTGCCGGCCGGCGTGGTTGCGGCCCGTGGCGGAGCGGATCGGCAGCTGGCTGCTGGGCCGTGAGATCGAAAAGCGCATCGGGGCTTTCGCCCGGGCGTGCGAGGACCCGCAGCTCGTGGCGGAGTTCCGCGCCCTGCGGTCCTAG
- a CDS encoding pyridoxal phosphate-dependent aminotransferase → MVRGRTGRFARIQPFGIDKVAAAVGGDPDVLRMENLDTDIAPPPSAIIATREAVGNKAANSWLPFTGTLALRQAVAHRLRQQTGLSYDPRSEVVITGGALAGMLSVLLATVDHGDEVILTDPTYAGMINRVRLAGAIPVFVPLMVSGGRWRLDPVRLAAAVSARTRAILLMSPAMPTGHVLNDAEWGAVRDACLHADCWLLYDAAMDRILFDGLPYRHPASFPELAPHTITMGGVSKNYRMIGWRVGWVAGPPEVMGDVALAAIYNTAVASGFNQAGVLAALTNSDDGITGAVREWQSRRDLVTAELAGLPVVVPEGGWSLLLDAEALGMRAPELSRRLLVAGRIAATPMTAWGQDVAPRYVRLVYATEPVERLRGIGARVRAALEGGRP, encoded by the coding sequence ATGGTCCGCGGCAGGACCGGGCGTTTTGCCCGGATTCAGCCCTTTGGCATCGACAAGGTGGCAGCCGCCGTCGGTGGTGATCCCGACGTGCTCCGGATGGAGAACCTGGACACGGACATCGCGCCGCCGCCGTCGGCCATCATCGCCACCCGCGAGGCTGTGGGAAACAAGGCAGCCAACAGCTGGCTCCCCTTCACCGGCACGCTGGCCCTCCGCCAGGCCGTGGCGCACCGGCTCCGGCAGCAGACCGGGCTTTCCTACGATCCCCGTTCCGAGGTGGTGATCACCGGCGGCGCTCTCGCCGGAATGCTCAGCGTTCTCCTGGCAACCGTGGACCACGGCGACGAAGTGATCCTCACGGATCCCACCTATGCGGGCATGATCAACAGGGTCCGGCTTGCAGGGGCCATCCCGGTGTTCGTTCCGCTGATGGTCTCCGGCGGGCGCTGGCGCCTGGACCCGGTGAGGCTCGCCGCGGCGGTTTCCGCGCGCACCCGGGCCATCCTGTTAATGAGCCCCGCCATGCCCACCGGCCACGTGCTCAACGACGCCGAATGGGGCGCAGTCCGTGATGCCTGCCTGCACGCGGACTGCTGGCTGCTATATGACGCCGCCATGGACCGGATCCTGTTCGACGGCCTGCCGTACCGTCATCCGGCGTCGTTTCCGGAACTGGCCCCGCACACCATCACCATGGGCGGAGTCTCCAAGAATTACCGCATGATCGGCTGGCGCGTCGGCTGGGTGGCCGGACCCCCGGAGGTGATGGGAGACGTGGCCCTCGCCGCGATCTACAACACTGCCGTGGCCAGCGGCTTCAACCAGGCCGGGGTCCTCGCCGCACTGACCAACAGCGACGACGGGATCACCGGTGCCGTGCGCGAGTGGCAGTCGCGCCGGGACCTGGTGACCGCGGAGTTGGCCGGGCTGCCCGTTGTGGTGCCTGAGGGCGGCTGGTCGCTGTTGCTGGATGCCGAGGCACTGGGGATGCGGGCGCCGGAGCTGTCCCGGCGGCTCCTGGTGGCGGGCCGCATCGCCGCGACCCCCATGACGGCGTGGGGCCAGGACGTGGCTCCCCGGTACGTACGGCTGGTCTACGCCACCGAACCGGTCGAGCGGCTGCGCGGCATCGGTGCGCGTGTCCGGGCCGCCCTCGAGGGCGGGCGGCCCTAG
- a CDS encoding anti-sigma factor family protein has protein sequence MSSADVHQLLGAYLLGGLEQADVSRFEQHLAGCPDCRRELDELASLPALLDALPVADAVALAGPAPAAAAPEATALGVVASAAEPAALLDELAVRRRKSRRRWAAFVGAVAAACLAVGVLAAPLFNQPPRPDASYSVEAPGGLQVQLALIKKAWGTEVSFSGTSLPTQGTLSLWVKGQDGTEDRACSWSATPGGRSRITGATPTQISRISSVELRNEGQQTVAVISMVDGSSGAH, from the coding sequence GTGAGCAGCGCGGACGTGCACCAATTGCTGGGAGCCTACCTGCTGGGCGGCCTGGAGCAGGCTGACGTGTCGCGGTTCGAGCAGCATCTGGCGGGGTGCCCGGACTGCCGGCGGGAGCTGGACGAACTTGCCAGCCTGCCGGCGCTTCTGGACGCCCTCCCTGTTGCGGACGCCGTCGCCCTGGCCGGGCCGGCGCCCGCAGCGGCAGCCCCGGAAGCCACTGCGTTGGGGGTAGTGGCTTCCGCGGCGGAACCCGCCGCCCTGCTGGACGAACTGGCAGTACGGCGGAGGAAATCACGACGGCGGTGGGCGGCTTTTGTCGGGGCGGTGGCCGCCGCGTGCCTGGCGGTGGGGGTGCTGGCCGCTCCGCTGTTCAACCAGCCGCCCCGGCCGGACGCCAGCTACTCGGTGGAAGCCCCGGGCGGCCTTCAGGTCCAGCTTGCCCTGATCAAGAAGGCGTGGGGGACCGAGGTCTCGTTTTCCGGGACCAGCCTGCCCACCCAGGGCACCTTGTCCCTGTGGGTCAAGGGCCAGGACGGCACAGAGGACCGGGCGTGCAGCTGGTCCGCGACGCCCGGTGGCAGGTCCAGGATCACCGGGGCAACGCCCACCCAGATCAGCCGGATCAGCAGTGTGGAACTGCGCAACGAAGGCCAGCAGACAGTGGCTGTCATTTCCATGGTGGACGGCTCGTCGGGGGCCCATTGA
- a CDS encoding sigma-70 family RNA polymerase sigma factor, with protein sequence MPLDEDVVAAIYREHGPALRRFVLSACRDPQLAEDVVQETVLRVWQQAPEITGSLRSYLFRTARNIMIDNYRKAQRRPLEAAERDVADPAEASERVDELLNRVLMEEALLRLSAEHRDVLVALHYRRCTVAETALELSIPAGTVKSRAFYAVRALRTILDEMGVQR encoded by the coding sequence ATGCCGCTCGATGAAGATGTGGTGGCAGCGATTTACCGGGAGCACGGCCCGGCGCTGCGGCGCTTTGTACTGAGCGCCTGCCGCGATCCGCAACTGGCTGAGGACGTTGTCCAGGAAACCGTCCTCCGGGTCTGGCAGCAGGCCCCGGAGATTACCGGCAGCCTGCGGAGCTACCTTTTCCGCACCGCCCGGAACATCATGATCGATAACTACCGCAAGGCCCAGCGCCGTCCCCTCGAAGCGGCCGAACGGGATGTGGCAGACCCCGCGGAAGCCAGTGAACGCGTTGACGAACTGCTCAACCGCGTACTGATGGAGGAAGCCTTGCTGCGTCTCAGCGCCGAACACCGGGACGTCCTGGTGGCACTGCACTACCGCCGCTGCACTGTCGCGGAAACGGCCTTGGAGCTGAGTATTCCCGCCGGGACGGTGAAGTCCCGCGCGTTCTATGCGGTGCGGGCGCTGCGGACCATCCTTGACGAAATGGGGGTGCAACGGTGA
- a CDS encoding COG4315 family predicted lipoprotein encodes MKKHWGTGLYVLALAAALTACGGGTGTSTTTTAEGTTSASAPAESSTAAVPAGAAELKTASSAAGRIVVDAKGMSVYFFTKDVKDSGTSACTGACIAAWPPVLTESDAPAVEGVTGTVATIATPEGKKQVTINGLPVYYYVKDKAAGDITGQGVNDVWYLVGPSGDMLKTAAGGY; translated from the coding sequence ATGAAGAAGCACTGGGGAACAGGCCTGTACGTTCTGGCGCTGGCCGCGGCCCTCACGGCCTGTGGCGGCGGAACCGGAACGTCGACGACCACCACTGCGGAAGGCACGACGTCGGCCTCCGCTCCCGCGGAAAGCTCGACAGCCGCCGTCCCCGCCGGAGCGGCTGAACTGAAGACTGCCTCGTCTGCGGCGGGCCGGATCGTGGTGGATGCGAAAGGCATGAGCGTCTATTTCTTCACGAAGGACGTGAAGGACTCCGGCACCAGCGCGTGCACCGGCGCATGCATCGCCGCGTGGCCGCCGGTCCTCACCGAATCGGACGCGCCGGCCGTGGAGGGCGTTACGGGAACGGTGGCAACAATCGCGACGCCGGAGGGAAAGAAGCAGGTGACGATCAACGGCCTGCCGGTCTACTACTACGTCAAGGACAAAGCCGCAGGTGACATCACCGGCCAGGGCGTCAACGACGTCTGGTACCTGGTCGGCCCCTCGGGAGACATGCTGAAGACCGCGGCTGGCGGCTACTAG
- a CDS encoding RNA polymerase sigma factor has product MLDTLADEYVRTDGTDPAVLFTLVYRKFSGAVLGYLRARGVDDPEAVTQDVFLAFYPKLDGLSGGLQGAKSLIFSIAHARMVDYYRRNERTPSLSPYESELDGRSSASAEELALAKVDSGGAGALLEGLSPDHQEVLALRVVADLSVEQAAEIMDRTPGAVKQLHRRALIALRERASIGSQADHE; this is encoded by the coding sequence GTGCTGGACACTTTGGCAGATGAATATGTGCGCACGGACGGGACCGACCCCGCCGTGCTGTTCACCCTTGTCTACCGAAAGTTCTCCGGCGCAGTTCTTGGCTACCTGAGGGCTCGCGGAGTGGATGATCCCGAGGCGGTCACCCAGGACGTGTTCCTTGCCTTCTATCCGAAGCTTGACGGCCTGAGCGGCGGACTTCAGGGCGCCAAGTCGCTCATTTTCTCCATTGCGCATGCGCGCATGGTGGATTATTACCGCCGCAACGAGCGCACTCCGTCCCTCAGCCCCTACGAGTCTGAACTCGACGGCCGCAGTTCGGCTTCGGCCGAGGAACTGGCGCTCGCGAAGGTGGACTCCGGAGGCGCAGGTGCCCTTCTCGAAGGACTCAGCCCGGACCACCAGGAAGTCCTCGCCCTCAGGGTGGTGGCGGACCTGTCCGTGGAGCAGGCCGCCGAAATCATGGACAGGACACCTGGAGCCGTCAAACAGTTGCATCGCCGGGCGCTCATCGCCCTTAGGGAACGCGCCTCAATAGGAAGCCAGGCAGACCATGAGTGA